One Weissella coleopterorum DNA segment encodes these proteins:
- a CDS encoding glycosyltransferase family 2 protein, protein MAKLSIIVPVYNEQEAIPYFFDALELIHTNLSEYDFEYWFIDDGSSDHTIQILEELQTKSQAVNFIELSRNFGKESAMFAGLEQATGEYIAIMDVDLQDPPELLPEMLAGVVSGSWDTIGTRRVNRKNEPIIRSFFSILFYKIINKISDTHIVEGARDYRIMTRQMVDVILSMQEYNRFSKGIFAWVGFKQKYIEFQDVNRIAGKSSWSFWELIKYSFEGIVSFSQFPLIISFVLGILSFSVSIIFTIVLFIRHFIDPGAAINGWTSMVVIILMLAGIQLLSLGIIGRYIANIYLEVKKRPIYIARRIKRK, encoded by the coding sequence ATGGCCAAATTATCCATTATTGTTCCTGTTTATAATGAACAAGAAGCAATTCCGTATTTCTTCGATGCCTTGGAGTTGATTCATACAAATTTAAGTGAATATGATTTTGAATACTGGTTCATCGATGATGGATCAAGTGACCACACGATCCAAATCCTTGAAGAATTACAAACAAAATCGCAAGCTGTCAATTTCATTGAATTATCTAGAAATTTTGGAAAAGAGTCCGCGATGTTTGCTGGCCTAGAGCAGGCCACTGGAGAATATATCGCAATTATGGACGTTGATTTACAGGACCCGCCTGAACTATTACCTGAAATGTTGGCGGGTGTTGTTTCTGGTTCCTGGGATACAATTGGTACACGTCGTGTTAATCGCAAAAACGAGCCGATTATCCGTAGTTTTTTCTCCATTTTATTCTACAAAATTATTAATAAGATATCGGATACCCATATTGTGGAGGGTGCCCGTGATTATAGAATTATGACTCGTCAAATGGTAGATGTCATTTTATCAATGCAAGAATATAATCGTTTCTCAAAAGGAATTTTTGCCTGGGTTGGGTTTAAACAAAAGTATATTGAATTTCAAGATGTTAATCGCATTGCCGGAAAATCATCCTGGTCTTTTTGGGAGTTAATTAAATATTCCTTTGAAGGTATTGTTAGTTTTTCACAATTCCCCTTAATTATCTCTTTCGTGCTTGGGATTTTATCGTTTAGTGTTTCAATTATTTTTACAATTGTGCTATTCATTCGCCATTTTATTGATCCTGGAGCAGCAATTAACGGTTGGACATCAATGGTAGTAATTATTCTAATGTTAGCTGGTATTCAATTATTAAGTCTTGGTATCATCGGCCGCTATATTGCAAATATTTATCTTGAAGTGAAAAAGAGACCAATTTATATCGCCCGTAGAATTAAAAGAAAGTAA
- a CDS encoding peptidoglycan recognition protein family protein codes for MKLTKFVGVAGITLGIGIVSNNQLISANTVNDYILGQKFPKLKRQNNINQWLNNPNWEGVNMHYRKGKPEGVVVHETANASDKYNKNAIWDEINYMLNNAGSAFVHSFVDANNAVEIANPSYMAWGSGAEGNRRFIQTESTEVGNKKDFAREIWNMANLQADYLHQFGLKPSLGGTVWSHAMVSSNLGGTDHTDPNGYWASSAGQFFNSTYTMNDYEYLLERVYQSKNAKYKVGQKVQVAAFATNEANGYDLRNHQNWVGTIKSVENSTTSNSNHAYYIDYGDGNVNMHVLEQDLKTAPAAKFKAGQKVQVSYNAGSETNGFSLKDKQGLVGTIKSLKIKNHSYSHYEYWITYSNGTRSEHVAEQDLSSQIINAKPKYNVGQKIQISSNATNEANGYDLRNHQNWIGTIKSREAKKASVSNFAYSVDYGDGSHNDHVLEQDLKTAPAAKFKTGQKVQITMNAGSETNGFSLVDKQGLVGTIKSVKIKNHSYSHYEYWITYSDGTRSEHVAEQDLSSKIINLKAKYRVGQRVQVGLNAESETNGFSLFDKRGLVGTVKSVKTKNHSYSHFEYWITYSDGTRSEHVAEQDLSNNIVPINPKYKVGQKVKIANNAVNETNGFNLMNHRGQIGTVKSSKMKNYSYSRYEYWIVYSDGTRSEHVAEQDLTNNLSKSSLAITETISSQQTTSSSSSNTNSVKSESSSFISEIKPDFKKNSESENSLSDTSKSNSDNNK; via the coding sequence ATGAAATTAACAAAATTCGTTGGTGTTGCTGGTATTACCTTAGGGATTGGGATTGTTTCTAATAATCAGCTAATTAGTGCCAACACAGTAAATGACTATATTTTAGGTCAAAAATTCCCAAAATTAAAACGACAAAACAATATTAATCAGTGGCTTAATAATCCTAACTGGGAAGGTGTTAACATGCATTACCGGAAAGGTAAGCCAGAGGGTGTGGTTGTACACGAAACCGCTAACGCCAGCGATAAATATAATAAAAATGCAATTTGGGATGAAATTAATTACATGTTAAATAATGCTGGCTCAGCTTTTGTTCATTCCTTTGTGGATGCTAATAATGCGGTTGAAATTGCTAATCCTAGTTACATGGCTTGGGGTTCGGGAGCCGAAGGGAATCGCCGATTTATTCAAACTGAATCCACGGAAGTTGGTAATAAGAAAGATTTTGCACGTGAAATTTGGAATATGGCAAATCTACAGGCGGATTATTTACATCAATTTGGACTCAAGCCTTCACTTGGTGGAACGGTATGGAGCCATGCCATGGTTTCAAGTAATCTAGGTGGGACAGATCATACAGATCCTAATGGATATTGGGCAAGTAGCGCGGGTCAGTTTTTTAATTCAACATATACTATGAATGATTATGAGTATTTATTGGAACGCGTGTATCAATCAAAAAATGCCAAATATAAGGTGGGTCAGAAGGTTCAAGTAGCAGCTTTTGCGACCAACGAAGCGAATGGTTATGATCTTAGAAATCATCAAAATTGGGTTGGAACGATTAAATCAGTTGAAAATTCGACGACATCTAATTCAAATCATGCTTATTATATTGATTATGGAGATGGTAATGTCAATATGCATGTTTTGGAACAGGATTTGAAGACTGCTCCGGCAGCTAAGTTTAAAGCCGGGCAAAAGGTTCAAGTTTCATATAATGCAGGTTCAGAAACTAACGGTTTCTCCTTGAAAGATAAACAAGGTTTAGTTGGAACAATTAAGTCGCTTAAAATTAAAAATCACAGTTATTCACACTACGAATATTGGATAACTTACAGTAATGGAACACGTAGTGAACACGTAGCTGAGCAAGACCTTTCGAGTCAAATTATAAACGCTAAGCCTAAGTATAACGTGGGACAGAAGATTCAAATTAGTAGTAATGCGACCAATGAAGCAAACGGATATGATTTAAGAAATCATCAAAATTGGATCGGAACGATTAAGTCTCGAGAAGCTAAAAAAGCCTCTGTATCTAATTTTGCGTATAGTGTTGATTACGGTGACGGTTCTCATAATGATCACGTCTTAGAACAAGATTTAAAGACTGCTCCGGCAGCTAAATTTAAGACGGGTCAAAAAGTTCAAATTACAATGAATGCTGGGTCGGAAACCAACGGCTTTTCCTTAGTAGATAAACAGGGATTAGTAGGAACGATTAAGTCGGTTAAAATTAAAAATCATAGCTATTCGCATTACGAATATTGGATAACATATAGTGACGGAACTCGTAGTGAACATGTGGCTGAGCAAGATCTTTCAAGCAAAATCATTAATTTGAAGGCTAAATATAGAGTTGGTCAGAGAGTTCAAGTCGGATTGAATGCCGAAAGTGAAACCAATGGTTTCTCATTATTTGATAAACGTGGCCTAGTCGGGACCGTTAAGTCTGTTAAAACTAAAAATCATAGCTATTCGCATTTTGAGTATTGGATTACGTATAGTGATGGAACACGTAGTGAACATGTGGCTGAACAAGACCTTTCAAATAATATTGTCCCTATTAATCCGAAATATAAAGTAGGTCAAAAAGTTAAAATTGCCAATAACGCTGTAAATGAAACCAATGGCTTTAATTTGATGAATCATCGTGGTCAAATCGGAACTGTGAAATCATCTAAAATGAAAAATTATAGCTATTCGCGCTATGAATACTGGATTGTATATAGTGATGGAACACGTAGTGAACATGTAGCTGAACAAGATTTAACAAACAATCTTTCTAAAAGCAGCCTAGCTATAACTGAAACCATTTCTAGTCAACAAACAACTAGTTCTAGTTCCTCTAATACTAATTCAGTGAAGAGCGAGAGCTCTAGTTTTATTTCGGAAATCAAACCTGATTTCAAAAAAAATTCAGAATCTGAAAATTCATTAAGCGATACATCAAAATCAAATAGCGATAATAATAAATAA
- a CDS encoding glycoside hydrolase family 73 protein gives MEDSTRKILLQSLGVTVTTLGTFSAINQQQTVSADNVQNFINRVTPGVKSASKSYNTWGSVMMAQAALESAWGQSTLSTQANNYFGIKGTYNGQSVTMRTAEYDENGNIYYVDAQFRKYPSPTESMNDNGNVIRNGTSWNHAFYSGAWKENAKSYQAAANALTGKYATDPNYGSKLISLIQYNKFDKFVDDVAPAKYKVGQKVQINSNATNEANGYDLRNHQNWVGTIKSVENSTTSNSNHAYYIDYGDGNVNMHVLEQDLKTAPAAKFKAGQKVQVSYNAGSETNGFSLKDKQGLVGTIKSLKIKNHSYSHYEYWITYSNGTRSEHVAEQDLSSQIINAKPKYNVGQKIQISSNATNEANGYDLRNHQNWIGTIKSREAKKASVSNFAYSVDYGDGSHNDHVLEQDLKTAPAAKFKTGQKVQITMNAGSETNGFSLVDKQGLVGTIKSVKIKNHSYSHYEYWITYSDGTRSEHVAEQDLSSKIINLKAKYRVGQRVQVGLNAESETNGFSLFDKRGLVGTVKSVKTKNHSYSHFEYWITYSDGTRSEHVAEQDLSNNIVPINPKYKVGQKVKIANNAVNETNGFNLMNHRGQIGTVKSSKMKNYSYSRYEYWIVYSDGTRSEHVAEQDLTNNLSKSSLAITETISSQQTTSSSSSNTNSVKSESSSVSDKPKVKDETIASTTTNSNLSSDVTKKSNIIATNGE, from the coding sequence ATGGAAGATTCAACGAGAAAGATTCTATTACAATCATTAGGGGTCACAGTGACAACACTTGGAACCTTTAGTGCTATCAATCAACAACAAACCGTTTCGGCTGACAATGTCCAAAACTTTATCAATCGAGTAACGCCTGGAGTTAAATCGGCTTCAAAGAGTTATAACACTTGGGGCTCAGTCATGATGGCTCAAGCAGCCTTAGAATCAGCATGGGGGCAATCAACTCTCTCCACCCAAGCTAATAACTATTTTGGTATTAAGGGAACCTATAATGGTCAATCCGTAACAATGCGTACCGCGGAATATGATGAGAACGGTAATATCTATTACGTAGATGCCCAATTCAGAAAATATCCTTCCCCCACCGAATCAATGAATGATAACGGAAATGTTATTCGTAATGGAACCTCATGGAATCACGCTTTTTATTCAGGTGCTTGGAAAGAAAATGCGAAATCATATCAAGCTGCAGCCAACGCTTTGACTGGTAAATACGCAACTGATCCCAATTATGGTTCAAAATTAATCAGCCTCATTCAATATAATAAATTTGATAAATTTGTAGACGATGTTGCACCCGCCAAATATAAAGTCGGGCAAAAAGTCCAAATTAATAGTAATGCGACCAACGAAGCGAATGGTTATGATCTTAGAAATCATCAAAATTGGGTTGGAACGATTAAATCAGTTGAAAATTCGACGACATCTAATTCAAATCATGCTTATTATATTGATTATGGAGATGGTAATGTCAATATGCATGTTTTGGAACAGGATTTGAAGACTGCTCCGGCAGCTAAGTTTAAAGCCGGGCAAAAGGTTCAAGTTTCATATAATGCAGGTTCAGAAACTAACGGTTTCTCCTTGAAAGATAAACAAGGTTTAGTTGGAACAATTAAGTCGCTTAAAATTAAAAATCACAGTTATTCACACTACGAATATTGGATAACTTACAGTAATGGAACACGTAGTGAACACGTAGCTGAGCAAGACCTTTCGAGTCAAATTATAAACGCTAAGCCTAAGTATAACGTGGGACAGAAGATTCAAATTAGTAGTAATGCGACCAATGAAGCAAACGGATATGATTTAAGAAATCATCAAAATTGGATCGGAACGATTAAGTCTCGAGAAGCTAAAAAAGCCTCTGTATCTAATTTTGCGTATAGTGTTGATTACGGTGACGGTTCTCATAATGATCACGTCTTAGAACAAGATTTAAAGACTGCTCCGGCAGCTAAATTTAAGACGGGTCAAAAAGTTCAAATTACAATGAATGCTGGGTCGGAAACCAACGGCTTTTCCTTAGTAGATAAACAGGGATTAGTAGGAACGATTAAGTCGGTTAAAATTAAAAATCATAGCTATTCGCATTACGAATATTGGATAACATATAGTGACGGAACTCGTAGTGAACATGTGGCTGAGCAAGATCTTTCAAGCAAAATCATTAATTTGAAGGCTAAATATAGAGTTGGTCAGAGAGTTCAAGTCGGATTGAATGCCGAAAGTGAAACCAATGGTTTCTCATTATTTGATAAACGTGGCCTAGTCGGGACCGTTAAGTCTGTTAAAACTAAAAATCATAGCTATTCGCATTTTGAGTATTGGATTACGTATAGTGATGGAACACGTAGTGAACATGTGGCTGAACAAGACCTTTCAAATAATATTGTCCCTATTAATCCGAAATATAAAGTAGGTCAAAAAGTTAAAATTGCCAATAACGCTGTAAATGAAACCAATGGCTTTAATTTGATGAATCATCGTGGTCAAATCGGAACTGTGAAATCATCTAAAATGAAAAATTATAGCTATTCGCGCTATGAATACTGGATTGTATATAGTGATGGAACACGTAGTGAACATGTAGCTGAACAAGATTTAACAAACAATCTTTCTAAAAGCAGCCTAGCTATAACTGAAACCATTTCTAGTCAACAAACAACTAGTTCTAGTTCCTCTAATACTAATTCAGTGAAGAGCGAGAGCTCTAGTGTTTCAGATAAACCCAAAGTTAAAGATGAAACTATAGCTTCCACAACGACCAATTCAAACTTATCATCTGATGTGACAAAAAAATCTAACATTATAGCTACAAATGGTGAATAG
- a CDS encoding DUF6020 family protein, whose product MEKINKYVLSKLFIVILVALGTNLFYTRGINVEQLNDFSGTSIIPILAMVISILLPITNNIRLFMKQFLIGLVITGVFFYLGYHNVGPNYSVVEARYIWNGLGIIGSSLFFAQLINECKNIRMINWQTGLVLASAFGMGVLIDKPQVYMLAPIDYIFTLKLNLIDGLIWLIFMYLILVKIKPQPIKIIQKIVLVIFTILVTSVYVIGISIDVSGDLIFLQTHKKFYVIATILMLIVLYTLIERLLIFLSHNKSVDHDFKFSKLTYKKILIINFLLWIPYILSYFPGTVGFDGMNQLAEFFIIHAQDGTQYYPTNHQPWFTTLVMGGVVKFGKHIFGTFAAGIGTYSVLVIVFAMFTNLAIVKLVISKKNDLWGWATFIFITIFPIFPYWYMTFDKTGLFILIFAWFMISSVPMFEDDKLNTVQIIKIIFWGSLLVLFRNDMIYVVFMSSIIGFIFNKNTRKHLFWILLMISFIYLGWNKVLIKSMDLVPSPQAEMLSIPIQQVIRSYRETPEVFSKNEIKKVNTAMSALDLNLNQISKEYNYGLADNTKSQLTGSEWVWQYSLPKNDRKRQVTLQTQLKKENKHVNLLMSVWKNNLTQSPLSYFTATFSNVYHYMYIFGINHGNGYRLTWNGNVVNSKHFKSNLVHSYDYELINEKQSGLTSFATTMRKNMGELIHAPIIGFFMVAGSWGLIILFILLDSVFWWKKQNAFIVILVTLVFLVNFAGPVDGGLRYIFPLMLTMPIILSTLKRNNKKYI is encoded by the coding sequence ATGGAGAAAATAAATAAGTATGTTTTGAGTAAATTGTTCATTGTAATCTTGGTAGCGTTAGGGACTAATCTTTTTTATACACGTGGAATTAACGTAGAACAGCTAAATGATTTTTCGGGTACTTCGATTATCCCTATTTTAGCGATGGTTATCTCTATTTTGTTACCAATTACCAATAATATTAGATTATTTATGAAACAATTCCTAATTGGATTGGTAATTACAGGAGTATTTTTTTATCTGGGTTATCATAATGTGGGACCGAATTACAGTGTTGTTGAAGCTCGATATATTTGGAATGGATTGGGAATTATTGGTTCATCCTTGTTCTTTGCACAGTTAATAAACGAGTGCAAAAATATAAGAATGATTAATTGGCAAACAGGCTTAGTTTTAGCTAGTGCTTTTGGCATGGGGGTATTAATTGATAAGCCGCAAGTTTATATGTTAGCCCCAATTGATTATATTTTTACTTTGAAATTAAACTTAATTGATGGGTTAATATGGCTTATATTTATGTATTTAATATTGGTAAAAATTAAGCCTCAGCCAATTAAGATTATCCAAAAGATCGTATTAGTTATTTTTACAATTTTAGTTACTAGTGTGTACGTAATTGGAATATCAATTGATGTTTCAGGAGATTTAATCTTTTTGCAAACGCATAAAAAATTTTACGTTATCGCAACAATTTTAATGTTGATTGTTTTATATACATTAATTGAAAGGTTACTAATTTTTTTAAGTCATAATAAATCAGTTGATCATGATTTTAAATTTAGTAAGCTCACTTATAAAAAAATACTAATTATTAATTTTCTTTTGTGGATCCCATATATTTTATCTTATTTTCCTGGTACGGTTGGCTTTGATGGAATGAATCAGTTAGCTGAATTCTTTATAATTCATGCACAAGATGGAACACAATACTATCCAACTAATCATCAACCATGGTTCACAACATTGGTAATGGGTGGGGTAGTTAAATTTGGTAAGCATATTTTTGGTACTTTTGCCGCAGGTATTGGAACTTATTCAGTATTGGTAATAGTTTTTGCAATGTTCACTAATCTAGCAATTGTTAAATTAGTCATATCAAAGAAGAATGATTTATGGGGCTGGGCAACATTTATATTTATTACAATTTTTCCGATTTTTCCGTATTGGTATATGACTTTTGATAAGACTGGATTATTTATATTAATTTTTGCATGGTTTATGATTAGTAGCGTACCTATGTTTGAGGATGATAAGTTAAATACTGTTCAAATCATTAAAATCATTTTCTGGGGTAGTTTGTTGGTATTGTTTAGGAATGATATGATTTATGTTGTTTTCATGTCATCTATTATTGGATTTATATTCAATAAAAATACTAGAAAACACTTATTTTGGATTCTATTAATGATTAGTTTTATTTATCTTGGATGGAATAAAGTGTTAATAAAATCTATGGATTTGGTTCCATCACCGCAAGCTGAAATGTTGTCAATTCCAATTCAGCAGGTCATACGATCATATCGCGAAACACCTGAGGTGTTTTCAAAGAATGAAATTAAAAAAGTTAATACGGCTATGTCAGCTTTAGATTTAAATTTAAATCAAATTTCAAAAGAATATAATTACGGATTAGCTGATAATACTAAATCACAGTTAACTGGTAGTGAGTGGGTTTGGCAATATAGTTTACCTAAAAATGATAGAAAACGGCAGGTGACTTTACAAACACAACTAAAGAAGGAAAACAAACATGTCAACCTTTTGATGTCTGTTTGGAAAAATAATTTAACACAAAGCCCGCTGAGTTATTTTACAGCTACATTTTCTAATGTATACCACTATATGTATATATTTGGTATTAATCATGGAAATGGTTATCGATTAACATGGAATGGTAACGTAGTTAATAGTAAACATTTTAAATCTAATTTGGTTCATAGTTATGATTATGAACTTATAAATGAAAAACAATCTGGTCTGACAAGTTTCGCAACGACTATGCGTAAAAATATGGGTGAATTAATTCATGCACCAATCATTGGCTTTTTCATGGTTGCTGGATCCTGGGGATTAATTATATTATTTATTTTACTAGATTCAGTTTTTTGGTGGAAAAAACAAAATGCGTTCATAGTAATTCTAGTAACACTCGTTTTTTTGGTTAATTTTGCTGGTCCTGTTGATGGGGGACTTCGTTATATTTTCCCTTTGATGTTAACGATGCCAATTATATTAAGTACTTTGAAACGAAATAACAAAAAATATATTTAA
- a CDS encoding aminopeptidase, protein MDTLTLERYLKKYAELITSIGINVQSGQEVIIYAAIDQQKLAHFILDAAYRRGAAKVQIEWNDQYLTHELIKHSSVEQLAIIPTSTTIRAKEIADHHTSRISIISEDPDALGDLNQDSVAEYSKALAYAKKPVMDATMNNDLSWVVVAAASANWAHKIFPDLEVAMALDQLWQQIFDFNRITLDNDPIIAWQHHIKKLSDKAAWLNQENFKALHFTSNQTDLLVGLAQDHVWEGADSFDKSGNYFTANLPTEEVFTAPDYRNITGTVKATKPLSYGGVLINDIELTFADGQVTKATASSGSDVLQKLIRADEGARSLGEVSLVPNPSPISQSGIIFYNTLIDENASNHLALGAAYPFNINNGTQMSDEQRQQKGENLSIIHVDFMMGSADMNVLGVKADGSLIPIFKNGDWV, encoded by the coding sequence ATGGATACATTAACTTTAGAACGATATCTTAAAAAATATGCTGAACTCATCACTTCGATTGGAATCAACGTTCAATCCGGGCAAGAAGTAATCATTTATGCAGCAATTGATCAACAAAAACTAGCGCATTTCATCTTAGATGCTGCCTATCGACGTGGAGCGGCTAAAGTTCAAATTGAATGGAATGACCAATATCTGACTCATGAACTCATTAAACATAGTTCAGTTGAACAACTAGCAATTATCCCAACGTCAACTACCATTCGAGCAAAAGAAATTGCTGATCACCATACATCACGAATTAGCATTATTTCTGAAGATCCAGATGCACTAGGCGATCTTAACCAAGATAGTGTTGCTGAATACTCAAAAGCATTAGCATACGCTAAAAAGCCAGTGATGGATGCCACAATGAATAATGATTTATCATGGGTAGTTGTAGCAGCTGCGAGCGCCAATTGGGCTCACAAAATTTTCCCAGACTTAGAAGTTGCAATGGCGTTAGATCAGTTATGGCAGCAAATTTTTGACTTTAACCGTATCACTCTCGATAATGACCCTATCATTGCGTGGCAACACCATATTAAAAAATTGTCAGACAAGGCAGCTTGGTTGAACCAAGAAAATTTCAAAGCACTTCACTTCACTTCGAATCAAACAGATTTATTAGTTGGTTTGGCTCAAGATCATGTATGGGAAGGGGCTGATTCCTTTGATAAATCAGGAAACTACTTTACGGCTAACCTACCAACTGAGGAAGTATTTACTGCGCCTGATTATCGTAATATTACAGGAACCGTTAAAGCGACAAAACCACTCTCCTATGGTGGCGTATTAATTAATGACATTGAATTAACCTTTGCTGATGGTCAAGTCACAAAAGCAACAGCTAGCTCGGGTTCAGATGTGTTGCAAAAATTAATTCGTGCCGATGAAGGAGCTCGCTCGCTTGGTGAGGTATCATTAGTTCCTAACCCTTCCCCCATCTCACAATCTGGAATCATTTTCTACAATACATTAATTGATGAAAATGCATCAAACCATCTTGCTTTAGGCGCAGCTTATCCATTTAACATTAACAATGGGACGCAAATGTCAGATGAACAACGTCAACAAAAGGGTGAAAATCTCTCAATCATCCACGTTGACTTCATGATGGGTTCGGCTGATATGAATGTATTGGGCGTCAAAGCGGATGGTTCACTAATTCCAATTTTTAAAAATGGCGACTGGGTATAA
- a CDS encoding glycosyltransferase family 2 protein gives MTENKKLAIVLPAYNEELVIEKTTHILLDIMDRMINDHLISSKSVITYVDDGSKDQTWSFMQGLHEQDSRIQGIHFSRNFGHQNALIAGLTEYTDTDFDYVVTLDADLQDDPLAIIEMVKLANSGKNIVYGVRNDRTTDSWFKRFSAQSFYKVMNILGVQTIPNHADFRLVDQKVLAAFGEYNERDMFLRGIFPSIGFNSAQVFYARKIREAGETKYPLKKMITFALDGITSFSVRPIILVRNLGLIMVTVSGLFLLYTLWSYFWGNAEDGWPMLMVSIWAIGGLQLLAIGIVGEYIGKIFMEVKHRPRYIIEKYLK, from the coding sequence ATGACCGAGAATAAAAAACTAGCAATCGTTTTGCCAGCATATAATGAGGAGTTGGTAATTGAAAAAACAACACATATATTACTAGATATCATGGACCGGATGATTAATGATCACTTAATTAGCTCTAAAAGTGTAATTACATATGTTGATGATGGAAGTAAAGATCAAACGTGGTCATTCATGCAAGGGTTGCATGAACAAGATTCTCGTATTCAAGGGATTCATTTTAGCCGAAATTTTGGTCATCAAAATGCTTTAATTGCGGGATTAACGGAATATACCGATACTGATTTTGACTATGTTGTAACATTAGATGCAGATTTACAAGATGATCCACTGGCAATTATTGAGATGGTGAAACTTGCAAATTCTGGTAAAAATATTGTTTATGGAGTTCGAAATGATCGAACAACCGATTCCTGGTTCAAGCGATTTTCCGCGCAGAGTTTTTATAAAGTTATGAATATTTTGGGAGTTCAGACGATTCCTAATCATGCTGATTTTCGGCTAGTGGATCAAAAAGTTTTAGCAGCCTTTGGAGAATATAATGAACGGGATATGTTCCTTAGAGGCATTTTTCCATCAATTGGCTTTAACTCAGCGCAGGTGTTTTATGCAAGAAAAATTCGTGAAGCCGGTGAAACTAAATATCCTTTGAAGAAAATGATAACATTCGCCCTAGATGGGATTACCTCATTTTCAGTACGACCAATTATATTGGTTCGAAATTTGGGATTAATTATGGTGACAGTTAGTGGACTATTTTTATTGTACACACTCTGGTCATATTTTTGGGGTAATGCAGAAGATGGTTGGCCGATGCTAATGGTTTCAATTTGGGCAATTGGTGGTTTGCAACTATTGGCAATTGGAATTGTTGGTGAATATATTGGTAAGATTTTCATGGAAGTGAAGCATCGGCCACGATATATTATAGAAAAGTATTTAAAGTAG